Sequence from the Corallococcus sp. EGB genome:
CCACGGGCTTCGCGCACCTGCCGCCAGAGCACGTGACGGCCACGAAGAGCCAGCGTTCGCTGCCCGCGAGCGCGGACCCCTACGTGCGCGACGCCCTGGGCTGGCTGGCGAACGCCTCGCCCCGGCCGGGCGAGGGGGATGAAGCGTCGTCGCTCGACGCGGCCTCGCCGGGCATGGAGGAGCGCGCCCGCGTGCTGCTCGCGGACGACAACGCGGACATGCGCGAGTACGTGTGCCGGCTGCTGGGCGCCCACTGGACGGTGGAGGCGGTGGCGGATGGCGAGGCCGCGCTCCAGGCGGCGCGGGCCCGCCCCCCGGACCTCATCCTGTCCGACGTGATGATGCCCCGGCTGGACGGCTTCGCGCTGCTCCAGGCCCTGCGCGCCGACGAGCGCACCCGGACGGTGCCCGTCATCCTGCTGTCCGCCCGCGCGGGCGAGGAGGCCCAGGAGGAGGGGCTCGCCGCGGGCGCGGACGACTACCTGGTGAAGCCCTTCTCCACGCGCGACCTGCTCTCGCGCGTCACCGCGCAGCTCACCCGTTCCCGCCTGCGCAAGCTGGAGGCCGCGCACGGCGAGCGGATGGCGCGCATCTTCCAGCACGCGCCCGTGGGCATCGCCATCCTGCGGGGCCCGGACCACGTCTACGAGTTCGCCAACGAGAACTACCTCAAGCTCGTCGCGCACCGCGACCTGGCGGGCAAGCCCATCCGCGACGCCCTGCCGGACCTGGCCCACCAGGGCATCTACGAGCTGCTGGACGGCGTCTTCACGACGGGAGAGCCGTACATCGGGCGCTCCCTGCGCGTCGTCTTCAACGACGGCCCCGACCAGTCCGCGCGCGAGGTGTTCTTCGACTTCGTCTACCAGCCCATGAGCGACGCGAAGGGCCAGGTGGACAGCATCATCGTGGTCGTCTTCGACGTGACGGAGCTGGCCACCGCGCGGCGCGAGGCGGAGTCCGCAAACCGCGCCAAGGACGAGTTCCTCGCGATGCTCGGCCACGAGCTGCGCAACCCCCTGGCCCCCATCCTCACCGCGCTCCAGCTCATGCGCCTGCGCGGCGAGACGGCCGCGGAGCGCGAGCGCACGCTCATCGAGCGGCAGGTGACGCACCTGGTGCGCATGGTGGACGACCTGCTGGACGTCAGCCGCGTCACCCGGGGCAAGGTCACCCTCAAGCGCGAGCGAATCACGCTCGCCGACGTGCTGGCCAAGGCCATTGAGCAGGTCAGCCCGCTCATCGAGCAGCGCCAGCACACGCTGGAGGTGGACCTGCCCGAGCGCGGCACGGACCTGAACGGCGACCCCACGCGGCTGGCCCAGGTGTTCGCCAACCTGCTCACCAACGCCGCCAAGTACACGGAGCCGGGCGGCTTCCTCGCGGTGACGGGCACGCGCGAGGGCCGGGAGCTGGTCATCAGCGTGCGCGACACCGGCGTGGGCGTCGCGCCGGAGATATTGCCGCGCGTGTTCGACCTCTTCGTGCAGGAGCACCAGGCCCTGGACCGCTCCCAGGGCGGCCTGGGGCTGGGGCTCGCCATCGCGCGCAGCCTGGTGACGCTGCACGAAGGCACCATCAGCGCGCACAGCGCCGGCCGGGGCCGCGGCAGCACCTTCACGGTGCGGCTGCCCGCGCTGGAGGCGGAGGTCCCCGCCGCGCTGCCCCCACCGCAGCCCGGCGCGCACGTCCCCCAGGAGCCCGCCTCCGTGAGCGCGCGCGTGCTCATCGTGGACGACAACCGGGACGCCGCGGACGTGCTCTCCGAGTCGTTGGAGTTCCTGGGCTGCACGACGCATGTCGCCTACGACGGCCCCAGCGGCCTCGAGGCGGCGAAGGCCTTCCGCCCGGAGATCGCGCTCCTGGACATCGGCCTGCCGGTGATGGATGGCTACGAGCTGGCCCGGCTGCTGCGCCAGCAGGAGGATCCCCGCTCGCTCAAGCTGGTGGCGGTGACGGGGTATGGCCAGGAGTCGGACCGGCAGCGCTCCAGGGCCGCGGGCTTCGACGCGCACCTGGTGAAGCCGCTGCACTTCGAGACGCTGGAGACGCTGCTCAAGGAGCTGACGGGCGCCTGAAGAGCAGGCCGCCCGTCATCCAGGGGACGTCGCGTCCCACGAAGCCGGGCCGGGCGGCCGCGAAGGCCTTATGCTCCGGCCCGCCATGTCCACGCCTTCCACGCGCTCCGCCCCGGTGGCGGACGGCGGACTCTTCTGCGAGCTGTACTGGGGCACCTCCCTGGCGGAGGCCTGGAGCTACGGCCCTGAGCGGGGCCAGGTCCACGCCGCGCCGGACGAGGCAGCCCCCCTGCCCCTCTACGGCTTCACGCTGCCGGAGGAGCCATTCCTCCTGGCCGAGCGCACCCCGAAGGGCTGGCGCATCCACGTGCCGCCGTCCGCGCGCGTGGAGAAGAGCATCCAGGGCGCGGACTTCCACCCGGTGGGCCCGGAGGAGCTGACGGGCGCGCCGGGCCGCGCGGCGGTGGAGCTGCACGAGGGCACCACGCTGCGCCTCATGGAGGGCGAGCTGCGGCTGCTCGTGCAGCCGTCGGTGGTGAAGGAGCGCGCGGGCCGCTTCCGCGCGCGGGACGTGGCCTGGCTCATCACCGTGGCCATCCTCTTCCTGAGCGCGCCCATCGCCTTCCTCGCCATGGGGCCGAACCCGGCGCGCATCGCCGCGAACAACGCGCGAGCGCTGCAGGTGGCCCACGACAAGGAAGAGGCGCGGCGCAAGGCCCTGGGGTTGGATCAGCCGCTCAAGCCGCTGACGGAGGCCGAGCGCGCCGCGCAGCAGCAGGACGGCGGCGCACGCGTCACCGTCCCGGCGAGCTTCGGCGTGCGCTAGCTCAGGGCCCCAGGCCCACCCAGACCTCGCCGTCCTCGAAGAACTCCTTCTTCCAGATGGGCACGTCCTGCTTGAGCCGCTCGATGGCGTACTCGCAGCCCAGGAAGGCCTCCTTGCGGTGCGCGGAGGCCGCGGCGATGACGACGGCCAGCTCGCCCGGTACCAGGGTGCCCACGCGGTGCACGATGGCCAGCCGCGTCCCCGGCCACGTGCGGGCCACCTCGTCGCCAATCTCCGCGAGCTTCGCCTCCGCCATGGGCGCGTAGGCCTCGTACTCCAGGCGCAGCACGCGCCGGCCCTTCGTCTGGTCTCGCACGGCGCCGGAGAACGTCACCAGCCCGCCCGCGCCCACCGAGGCCACCGCGTCCACCACCTCCGACAGCTGGAGCGGCCGGCCCACCACCGCGAAGCGCGCCGGCGCCCCGCCCGCCACCGGCGGAATCAGCGCCAGCTCCGCGTCCGGCGACACCGGCGAGTCCAGCTTCACGAACTGCTGCTGCACCGCCACGCGCAGGTGCGGCAACAGCGGCGCCAGCGGCGGGTGCTTCGCCGCGAGCAGCGAGAGCACATCCGAGACGCGCGCCCCGGGCGGCACGTCCAGCGACTCACGGGACAGGCCCGCGAGCTCGCGGGCCGCGGCGAAGTACAGCACCGTCACGGGCATGGCCTGATGCCTCCTGGCGTGAATCCTAGCGCTCGCGCAGCACGATGCGGCCCTGGAGCCGGCCGCCCCCCTCCACGGGGGCGAAGTCGAGGAACCCGTATTCGAACGGCGTGAGCCGCTCCAGCAGCGCCGACACGAAGACCTGGCTCGCCAGGAGCTTCGCCCCGTTCACGCCCGGCACCGAGCGCACCCCGGCGAGGTCCGCCCGAAGCCGCCCCATGTCCACCATCAGCGACAGGTGGCCCGGGCCGAACGCCTCCGCGCCGAAGCGCGTGCGCAGCGTCGTGCCCACGTCCCCCAGCTCGCGCCCGGTGAGCACCTCACCGGCCTCCAGCGTGGCGCGCTCCGGGCTGAGGGTGAGCGACACCGGCTGCTCCAGGAGCCGCGTGCGGAAGCGCGTGGTGCTGTCCTGCGCCTCCTTCTGGAAGACGAGCCCGTTGTCCTGCAGCTGCTTCTGGATGAGCTGCTGCACCGGCTGCACCGAGTTGAGGCCCGCCTCCATCACCACCGTGCCCTTGGGCGCCGGGTGCTGATCCCGGATGAAGCTCTGGAAGAAGGCCGCCGCGTTGAAGTAGACGAGCATGGCCACGTCGCCGCGCAGCGCCTTCAGGAGCGGCTCCGCGTCCAGCCCCTGCGTGCGCCAGCGCTCCAGCGTCCGCTGCCGCCGGGGCGACCCCGGCGAGCCGAACACCAGCCGCGCCAGCTCCTCCGGAGGCACCGACAGCTGCGCCGCCGCCACCGGCCCCACCGCCGCGCGCCCCAGCAGCCCCGAGGCCGGCCCCTTCGTGCCGCCCAGCAGCGGCCGGGACGAGGACAGGAAGCCGTCCAGCTCCGCCTGGTCCGCCTGCACCGCGACCGCGCCGAAGAAGCCGCGCACCGGCATGTCCTCCTTCTCCGCCTCCGGCACCGGCGGCGAGGAGAAGAGGAACACGCTGCCGTCGCGCACCTTGCCGCGCAGCTCGCCCAGGAGCGCGTTCTCGGAGATGCCCGGCCCGGACAGCGTCTCCACCCGGCGGCGCACATGCTCCACGTCCGGCGCCTCCTCCACCGCGAGCGCCTTCACCGTCTCCCCGGGCGCCGGCGGCTCCGGCGAGTCCGGCACCGCGAGGTACACGTAGCCCCGGTCCGCGAACAGCAGCATGGACCGGCCGCCGTCCGCCGGGTCCACGCGCGCGCTGCCGTCCTCGCGGGGCAGCACGTGATGTCCGGCCTCGCGCAGCTCGCGCGCCACGGCCGCGAGCGCCGCCCTCGAATCCGTCACGCCCAGCAGCGCCACCACGCCGTCGAAGTCCGGCAGGATGAAGAAGCCGAAGCCCTCCTCGGGATCCACCTCCGAGGGGCCGGCCGAGAGGCCGCGCAGGAGCAGCGGCACGAGCGGCGTGTCCTCCAGCGTGCGGCTCGCGTTGGCTTCGCCCACCAGCCGCCCGTAGAAGCCCACCAGCCCCTCCACGTTGCCGCGCAGGCGGGGCACCCACAGCACCGTCTGCGCGTCCTCGGGCACCGCGCGCAAGACCGGGCGCGGCACCACGGTGAGCACCACCCGGGCCAGCTCCTTGTCCCCGTCCAGCGCCCGCACCGTGTAGCGGCCGGCGGTGGCCCACGCGTGCTTCACGCCCGGCGCCGTCTGGGGCGGCGTGCCGTCCCCGAAGTCCCAGGTGACGGAGGGCGCCTTCGCAGCGGAGGAGCCGAAGGCCTCCGGCACTCCCGCCTCCAGCGTGCGCTCCGGCCCCAGGTCCGGCCTCACGCTCCGGCAGCCGGCGGCCGCGAGCCCGACGGCGGCCAGCAGGAGGAGACGGCGAAGCGGGGACGGGAGCGGGCGGGGTCGGGAGGCCATGGGCCGTTCGGTTAGTAGTCCAACGCCAGACCGAACATCCAGCGCCGGCTGCCCAGGTCCAGGCCCTTGCCGCCGAAGTTGTTCACATCCGCGTGCGTGTACTCGGCGAAGAGGTACGAGTGGTTCACGCCCAGGTCCGAGTCGAAGTCGCGCGCGAAGCGCGGCTCCAGCACGTCCAGGAGGAACGACACGCCCGCGGTCCCCGCCCAGCCCCACTTGCCGCCACTGCCCTTGCTGTCACCCACCACCTCCGTGGCGCTGCCCGCCGTCATCCACCACGGGGTGTAGACGAGCCCCAGCTTGGCGTACGGCACCAGCGGGATGCCCCAGCGGAAGGCCGCGTAGTCGAACTTGTAGAAGGCGTTGACCTGGATGGGCAGCACCTTCAGCGCCGCCTTGTCCGCCGCCGCCGAGCCGTTATCCAGCTTCGCGTCCGCGTACTTCTCCCCGTAGCCCAGGCTCAGTCCCAGGCCCGCCGTGCCGACGCCCTGGTAGAAGAAGCGCTGGATCTCCGCCTCGATGAGCAGGAGCGACGCGTCACCGAAGGTGTCCTTGTACGGCGTCTTGCCGCCCAGGGCCTTCTCGCTGTCGATGCGCGGCTTGTAGGCGCCGCCACGGAAGATGACCGCGCCGGTGCGCGGCGAGCGCGTCGGGGCCGTCACCTCCTGCGCCACCGCCGGTACCGCCAAGAGAAGCGCCGCGACTCCCAGGCCCACAGCCCTGCTGCTCATGACACCTTCCTCCGAGACGACCACCAGATGCCCAGCGCGGCCAGCACCGCGCCACCCGCGATGCCGCCACCGGTCGCGGCACACCCGCCGCTCTCCTCGCCGCCAGCATCTTTGTACGCGTCGAACAAGCCATTGCTCTTCACGGGCGTCGCGTCCACCTGGGCGGACCCGTCGCTCACGTTGCCCGCGGCGTCGATGATGGTCGCCTGGAGCCGGTACGTCACGCCATTCGTGAGGCCGCTGATGACGACGTTGCCCTCGCCGGCCGCCTTGGTGACGCGCGTCACCGGCCCCGTGGTGCCCTGCAGCGCCATTGCGCCCACCAGCCCCGCCCCAGCGTCGTCCATGCCCGCGTCCACGTCCGTGCCCGCATCCACGTCCGTGCCCGCGTCCGTCCCAGCATCCGCGTCCGTCCCAGCATCCTCCTCCGTGCCGGCATCCCCCTCCGTGCCCGCGTCGGTGCCCGCCGTGGCCACCATCGCGGCCTCCACCGCGATGGTGGAGCCAGTCTCCGCGCCATCCACCTGCACCGACAGCGCCGAGTCCCGGACGATGACCTTGGCGATGGTGGGGGGGTTGGGCTCAACCGGGTCGTACTTCACCACGAAGGCCGGCGTCCCCACGCTCGAGAAAGTCGTCTGACAGTTGAATCCGCCGGTGTCGGTCCTCCGGGCCGACGCGCAGAGGTTGAAGGTCTTCTCGAGCTTGGTGTCGCAGGTCAACGGGGTGCCCGCGTCCGCGGCATTGTGCGCCGCGAGCAGGTCCGCCACGGTGAAGGACACGGTCCCGGTTTGCGTCGTGTCCGACGCGCTGAAGGTCGCCAGCGTCAAATCCCCGGGCTGCGGCTTCGTGCCGCAACTGTTGGTGGTCACGTAGATATAGAGCGACTCCTCACAGGGCTTCCCGGAGCGCGTGAAGTTGAAGCGCCGCGGCGTCGCACAGTCCGACTGGGGGATCAGGAGGACCAGGGACGTTCCACTGGTGGACGCACTCGTGAACTGCACCGCGGGCACCTGGGCCACGGCCGTGGAGGCGAAGAGCAGGAGGCCAATGAAAGGGAGGCGCATGGATGGGCCAGAGGCTAGCAAGGGCGGGGCCACCCTCAACCCCCATCCAGACGCCCTGTTCCCCAAGAAAACCCCCCGGTTCTGACGCCTTCGCGCGCCAAACAGGCAAGGCGTCCCCGGGGGCTTTGCCAAATTGTCAGGCGGGGCGTTCCGCCAGCTTGAGGCCCGCGTCCACCAGGTGGGCGGCGGCCCGCCCGGCGTTGTCCACGGACGCGAAGAGCGTCACCCACTCCGGGGCCTGGGGGAAGGCGCGCACCCGGCCCACGTGGACGGCCGGGTCGCTCATCACCAGCATGGGCATGGGGTAGACGCGCTCGCCGGGGGCATCCAGCACCTTCAGCGAGGGCGACGTCTTCAGCGCGGCTCGCACCTGCTCCACCGGGCCGGCCTTCTTCAACTGCACGTTCACGACGAGGCCGTGGCCGTGGAAGGTGGGCACCTGCACGGCGGTGCCGGCCAGCACGGGCGTCTCCCCCAGGGCGGCGAAGAGGCGCGCGGCCTCCAGCGTCCAGCCGCCCTCCTCCTCCGTCCACGGGCTGTTCACCATGAAGCCGCCCACCTGGGGCACCAGGTTGAAGCCCACGCGGTGCGGGAAGGCCTGCGGCTCCGGCTCGCGGCCGGACAGGAGGTCCGCGGTCTGCTTCTCCAGCTCCGCGATGCCGCGCACGCCCGCGCTGGACACGCCCATCATCGCCGTCACCTGCGCGCGCACCACGCCGAACGCGCGGCGCAGCGGCTCCACCAGGTGTACGGCGGCGCTGGTGACGATGCCCGGCAGGCTCACCACGCGGCCCTTGAAGCTGAAGCCCGGCCCCAGGGCCTCCGTGTTGAAGCCCGGGAGGATCAGCGGCACGTTGCCGTCACCGCGGAAGGCGGAGCTCGCGTCCACCACCCACGCGCCCGCGGCCTGCGCGGCCGGGGCCAGCGTGCGGGAGGCCTCCGCCGGCGTGGCCAGCAGCACGACGTGGAGGCCCCGGAAGGCGTCCGCCGAGGCGCGCTCCACCTCCAGCGTGTCCTCGCCGTACTCCACCTCCAGGCCCTTGGAGCGCTCCGAACCGAAGGCCTGCACCTGCTCCACCGGCACGTCGCGCGCGTACAGGTTCGCCAGCACCTCGCGGCCCACCACGCCCGTGGCGCCCACCACGCCAATCCGAAGGTTCTCTCTCATGCGGGGCTCCTTTACGTCAGCGCCCCCGCCCGTGCGAGCACGACGAAGCGCCCTTGGGGCGGAGGCTTCAGTCTTCCTTCAGCCGCGCCGTGGGCGCCGGGCCCGGCAGCGGCGGGAACTTCGGATTGCGCTCCGGCTCGGACGCGCGGACGTAGTGCGGCTCCAGGGCGAAGAGCGCCTCCTGCGAGTACGCCTCCGGCAGCCTCGCCAGCCGCCCCACCTCCACCGCGGACGGGAAGGCCGGGCCGGACAACAGCCGGTGCGGCGCGACGCCGTGCTTCTCCAGCGCGGGGCGGTAGTCCGCGAGCGCCGGGCCCAGCGCCACGGCCCGCGGTTCGGCGGCCATGCGCTCGGCCACCTCCTCCGGCGGCATGGCCGTCTCCGGCGCCAGCGCCTCCACGACGTGGCCCACGCGGCGGTAGGCGCCCAGGTAGAGGTCGTCCTTGCGCGCCACGGCGAGGCAGAACAGCGGCACGCCCTCCGGGCCCTCCAGCGCCACCGCCGCCAGGGACGACGCGCCAGCCACCTTGAGGCCCGTGGCGTACGCCAGCGCCTTCACCGTGGCCAGGCCGATGCGCAGGCCGGTGAAGGAGCCCGGCCCCAGGCCCACGGCCAGCCCCTCCAGGTCCTGGAGCTTCAGCCCGTGGCGCTGGAGCAGCTCCCCGACGATGCCGGGGAGGACCTCGCTCTGCTTGTCCGGCGGAGGCACCACCACGTGCTCCACGGCGCGCACGGCGTCCCCGTGGCGTTCCACCAGGGCAAGCGACAGCGTCAGCGTGGAGGTGTCCAGCGCGAGCAACACAGGCGACATCCCTTCTTTCGTTTCAAGGCACTCAGGCCACGGCGGCCCAGAACTCCACCGGCACCTGCGACACGCGGTCGCTCCCGCACCGGTACAGCCGCACGCGCGCCAGGCCCTTGTCCAGCATGCCCAGCGCCTTCGCGGCGGCCTTCGACACGTCGATGATGCGGCCGTCCACGAAGGGGCCGCGGTCGTTGACGCGCACCTCCACCTGGCGGCCGTTCTCCATGTTCATCACCTTCACGCACGATCCGAAGCGCTCCGTGCGGTGCGCGGCGGTGAAGGCGTTCTGGTTGAACTTCTCCCCGCTGGCGGTGCGCTGGCCGTGGAGGCCGGGGCCGTAGAAGGACGCGAGCCCCTCGCCCAGGTAGTTGCGCGGCATGTTCTTCCGGCGGGTGACCGGGGTGCCCTCGTCGCCGCCGGAGGCGGGCTCCGGCGGCTGGGGCTTCGCCGCGCGCGTCGCGCAGCCAGCGCACAATCCCATCCCCAGGAGCAGGAGCGCGGTCCGTCCTCGCATCATCACCTCGGCTAGCGGGTCACGTCGTTGGTCACGGCCAGCAGCATGAGCAGGATGAGCAGCGCCAGGCCCACCATGTTCGCCACCTCGCGCACGCGCACGGGGATGGGGCGGCGGCGGATGCCCTCCCACGCCGCGGACAGGAGGTGGAAGCCGTCCAGCACCGGGATGGGCAGCAGGTTCATCACGCCCAGGTTGATGGAGATGATGGCCATCAGGTTGAGGAAGCTGTCCAGGCCCTGCTCGGCGCTCTTGGCGGCCAGCTGGTACATCATGATGGGGCCGCCAATCGTGCTGGGCGACACCTTGCCCACGACCAGCCCGCCCAGCACCTGCACCATCTGCCCGACAATCTTCGGGACGATGAGCACGGCCTCCTTGAACGCGGCGGCCGGGCCCAGGTCGACGGTCACCTTGTCCAACGGGGGCGTCACGTCCGCGGCGCTGTAGGACCACGGGCGCACGCCGAGCACCAGCGGCGTGCTGGTCTGCCCGAAGTCATCGCGCGTCTTGAGAGGGGCGAGCGCCAGCTTCTGCGTGCGCTCGCCCTGCGCCCCGCGCCACGTCAGCGTGAAGGGTTCGGCCTGGAGGCGGCTGAGCCACATGGTCAGCCGGGTGAAGGACTTCAGCGGCTGGCCGTTGATGGCCAGGATGCGGTCTCCGGCCTGGATGCCGGCGGCCTCCGCGGCGCTGCCGGCGGCCACGCTCGCCACGTAGAGGTCCACGGGGTCCGCGCCCAGCGCCGCCACGCCTTCACCGGGCTGCCGCGGCAGGGTCACCTTGACCACCTCCGGCACCCGCCCCGTGACGCCGCCCACCGCCACGGGAGACAGGCGCTCGACGGTCAGCTCCAGGGGCGTGCCCTCCGCCACCTTGCCCACCTCGCGGTAGAGCGCGTCCTCGTCCTGCACGCTCACGCCGTTGACGGCCAGCACGCGGTCGAAGGTCTTGAGGCCCGCGGCGGCCGCGGCGGAGCCCTGGGGAACGCCCACCACCGTGGGCTGCGGGACGGGGCCCACGCCAATCATCCCCCGCTCGACGGTGTCCACCTGGGACACCTCCACGTTCTTCTCCGGCGTCACCTCCACCACGCGCGTCTTGCCGTCGCGCTCCACGGTGACGGGGATGGGGCGGTCGAACTTGCCGATGAACGCGTCGCGCATGTCCTCGAAGGTGCGCACCTGCTCGCCGTCCACGGACAGGATGCGGTCCCCGGGGCGGATGCCCGCGGCGGCGGCGGCCATGTCCGGCGTCACCGAGCCCACGCGCGTGGACAGCGCCTGCTGGGGGCCCAGGAAGACGAAGAAGTAGACGAGGATGGGGAACAGCAGGTTGAAGGCCGGGCCCGCGAGGACAATCAGGCCGCGCTTCCAGGGCGGCTGCGCCAGGAAGCCGCGCGCGGCCTCCTCCGGCGGGAGCTCCTCGTGGGGCAGGTCGCCCGCCATCTTCACGAAGCCGCCCAGGGGCAGCAGCGCCACCTGGTACTCCGTCTCGCCCTTGGTGAAGCCGATGAGCTTGGGCCCGAAGCCGATGGAGAACTTGAGGACCTTCACCCCGCAGGCCTTGGCCACGAGGAAGTGGCCAAGCTCATGCACCGTGACGAGCACGCCCAAGAGGAGGATGAAGAACCCGAGGTTCTGGAGCATGGGCAGAAGAGTAATCGCGCCCCCCGGGAGGGACAACGCACAACGCAAGGCGCAAGCCGGGCGAGCAGGCGCGATATCAGGCACTTACGGCAGCAGGTGCCTCACGAACTGCACATAGACGAACACGAGCGGCGCGTTGAAGATGAGCGCGTCGATGCGATCCAGCACGCCGCCGTGTCCGGGAATGAGCTTTCCGGAGTCCTTCACGCCGTAGGCGCGCTTGAGCATGGACTCGCAGAGGTCGCCCACGGGGCCCAGGAGGCCACCGGCGATGCCCAGCAGCACACAGTCCCACACGGTGAAGATGGGGAAGAAGCCGAGCTTGGCGATGAACATGCCGAGCACGGAGCCCACCATGCCGCCGAAGAAGCCCTCCCACGTCTTGTTCGGGCTCACCGCCGGGTAGAGCTTGTGCTTCCCGAGGAAGCGGCCGGCGAAGTACGCCAGCGTGTCGTTGGCCCAGGTGATGGTGAGCGCGCAGATGACCCACGCGTGCCCTTCCCCCGGCAACAGGCGCAGCGCGGACAGCGCGGTGAGGCCGATGGAGCCGTAGAGGAAGCCCGTGACGAGGTGCGCGGCCCGGGTGGGCGCCTCCGCGAGCGAGCCCCGGAACAGGTTGTAGATCCACGCGAAGAAGAAGAAGACGGACGTGACCCAGAAGGCCGTCTCGCCCGTGCGCGCGGCGTCCCTCAGGGGGAGCAGCGGCATGACGAAGGCGGCGGCCATGCCCACCCAGGCGGCGGCGCCCAGGCGCTTCTGCGTGATGAGGTAGTACTCGCCGGCGCAGACCGCGGCGGCACCCGCCAGGAGGATGGCGCTGTAGTACCCGCCCAGGAACAGGAGCAGGAGCACCAGCGGCAGGAGGGTGACGCCTGTGACAACGCGGATGAGGAGGTTCTTGTTCTTCTCGTTCACGCCTTGGCCCGCTGGGGGGTGTCGTCCCGGTTGACCTGGGCGGACGTCAGCCCGAAGCGCCTCTCGCGGCCCTGGTACTGCGACAGGCAGCGCAGGAACTCTTCGGTGCGGAAGTCAGGCCACAGGGCGTCGGTGAAGCACAGCTCGGCGTACGCCAGTTGCCAGAGCAGGAAGTTGGAGATGCGCTGCTCACCGCTGGTGCGCACGATGAGGTCCACCGGCGGCAGCCCGGCGGTCCACAGCCGCGACTCCAGGTCGTCGGCGTCCAGGCGCGCGGGGTCCAGCTCACCGCGGGCGGCGGCCTGGGCCAGCTCTCGCGCGGCGCGCAGCAGCTCCTCGCGGCCTCCGTAGGAGAGCGCCAGGGTGAGCACCATGCCCGTGTTGTGGGCGGAGTCGGCCCTGAGGCGCTCCAGGGGCTCGCGGACGAAGCGCGGGAGCTTGTCCACCTCGCCAATGGCGTTGAGGCGGATGCCGTTGTCGAGGATCTCCGCGCGCTCGGACTCCAGGTACTCGCGCAGGAGGTCCATCAGGCCGGCGACCTCCTCCGCCGGGCGGGCCCAGTTCTGGGAGGAGAAGGCGTAGAGGGTGAGGGCCTGGACGCCCAGGCGGCGGGCGGTGCGGGTGACCTCGCGCACGCTCACGCTGCCCTCGCGGTGGCCCTCCAGCCGGGGCTGGCCGCGCAGCTCCGCCCAGCGGCCGTTGCCGTCCATGATGATGCCCACGTGGCGCGGGAGCGGCCGGGCCTTGACCTGGACCTCGAGAGCGGTGGGCAACACGGTGGGGCGATCCATGAAGCCGCGCACCCTAGCGGCGGCTTCGCGTCGCGTCCACGGGCGCGTGGCCGCCCGGTCCCCCTGGGCTGTTGGATGGTCGCCTGCCGGGGGGGAACGGTTCATGAGGGGACAGGAGACCAGCTAGAGTGGGTTTCCATGAAAACTCTTCATGCCCTCCCCTCCTTCCGGCTGCTCGGCGGGCTGCTCGGCTTCTGGGTGTTCGGGACGGGACCGGCCTTCGGACAGGTGGCGGGGACGGAGACGG
This genomic interval carries:
- a CDS encoding MXAN_2561 family MXYO-CTERM-anchored protein: MRLPFIGLLLFASTAVAQVPAVQFTSASTSGTSLVLLIPQSDCATPRRFNFTRSGKPCEESLYIYVTTNSCGTKPQPGDLTLATFSASDTTQTGTVSFTVADLLAAHNAADAGTPLTCDTKLEKTFNLCASARRTDTGGFNCQTTFSSVGTPAFVVKYDPVEPNPPTIAKVIVRDSALSVQVDGAETGSTIAVEAAMVATAGTDAGTEGDAGTEEDAGTDADAGTDAGTDVDAGTDVDAGMDDAGAGLVGAMALQGTTGPVTRVTKAAGEGNVVISGLTNGVTYRLQATIIDAAGNVSDGSAQVDATPVKSNGLFDAYKDAGGEESGGCAATGGGIAGGAVLAALGIWWSSRRKVS
- a CDS encoding aspartate-semialdehyde dehydrogenase; this translates as MRENLRIGVVGATGVVGREVLANLYARDVPVEQVQAFGSERSKGLEVEYGEDTLEVERASADAFRGLHVVLLATPAEASRTLAPAAQAAGAWVVDASSAFRGDGNVPLILPGFNTEALGPGFSFKGRVVSLPGIVTSAAVHLVEPLRRAFGVVRAQVTAMMGVSSAGVRGIAELEKQTADLLSGREPEPQAFPHRVGFNLVPQVGGFMVNSPWTEEEGGWTLEAARLFAALGETPVLAGTAVQVPTFHGHGLVVNVQLKKAGPVEQVRAALKTSPSLKVLDAPGERVYPMPMLVMSDPAVHVGRVRAFPQAPEWVTLFASVDNAGRAAAHLVDAGLKLAERPA
- the tsaB gene encoding tRNA (adenosine(37)-N6)-threonylcarbamoyltransferase complex dimerization subunit type 1 TsaB; translated protein: MSPVLLALDTSTLTLSLALVERHGDAVRAVEHVVVPPPDKQSEVLPGIVGELLQRHGLKLQDLEGLAVGLGPGSFTGLRIGLATVKALAYATGLKVAGASSLAAVALEGPEGVPLFCLAVARKDDLYLGAYRRVGHVVEALAPETAMPPEEVAERMAAEPRAVALGPALADYRPALEKHGVAPHRLLSGPAFPSAVEVGRLARLPEAYSQEALFALEPHYVRASEPERNPKFPPLPGPAPTARLKED
- a CDS encoding septal ring lytic transglycosylase RlpA family protein, which encodes MRGRTALLLLGMGLCAGCATRAAKPQPPEPASGGDEGTPVTRRKNMPRNYLGEGLASFYGPGLHGQRTASGEKFNQNAFTAAHRTERFGSCVKVMNMENGRQVEVRVNDRGPFVDGRIIDVSKAAAKALGMLDKGLARVRLYRCGSDRVSQVPVEFWAAVA
- the rseP gene encoding RIP metalloprotease RseP, with product MLQNLGFFILLLGVLVTVHELGHFLVAKACGVKVLKFSIGFGPKLIGFTKGETEYQVALLPLGGFVKMAGDLPHEELPPEEAARGFLAQPPWKRGLIVLAGPAFNLLFPILVYFFVFLGPQQALSTRVGSVTPDMAAAAAGIRPGDRILSVDGEQVRTFEDMRDAFIGKFDRPIPVTVERDGKTRVVEVTPEKNVEVSQVDTVERGMIGVGPVPQPTVVGVPQGSAAAAAGLKTFDRVLAVNGVSVQDEDALYREVGKVAEGTPLELTVERLSPVAVGGVTGRVPEVVKVTLPRQPGEGVAALGADPVDLYVASVAAGSAAEAAGIQAGDRILAINGQPLKSFTRLTMWLSRLQAEPFTLTWRGAQGERTQKLALAPLKTRDDFGQTSTPLVLGVRPWSYSAADVTPPLDKVTVDLGPAAAFKEAVLIVPKIVGQMVQVLGGLVVGKVSPSTIGGPIMMYQLAAKSAEQGLDSFLNLMAIISINLGVMNLLPIPVLDGFHLLSAAWEGIRRRPIPVRVREVANMVGLALLILLMLLAVTNDVTR
- a CDS encoding phosphatidate cytidylyltransferase — encoded protein: MNEKNKNLLIRVVTGVTLLPLVLLLLFLGGYYSAILLAGAAAVCAGEYYLITQKRLGAAAWVGMAAAFVMPLLPLRDAARTGETAFWVTSVFFFFAWIYNLFRGSLAEAPTRAAHLVTGFLYGSIGLTALSALRLLPGEGHAWVICALTITWANDTLAYFAGRFLGKHKLYPAVSPNKTWEGFFGGMVGSVLGMFIAKLGFFPIFTVWDCVLLGIAGGLLGPVGDLCESMLKRAYGVKDSGKLIPGHGGVLDRIDALIFNAPLVFVYVQFVRHLLP
- the uppS gene encoding polyprenyl diphosphate synthase, with protein sequence MDRPTVLPTALEVQVKARPLPRHVGIIMDGNGRWAELRGQPRLEGHREGSVSVREVTRTARRLGVQALTLYAFSSQNWARPAEEVAGLMDLLREYLESERAEILDNGIRLNAIGEVDKLPRFVREPLERLRADSAHNTGMVLTLALSYGGREELLRAARELAQAAARGELDPARLDADDLESRLWTAGLPPVDLIVRTSGEQRISNFLLWQLAYAELCFTDALWPDFRTEEFLRCLSQYQGRERRFGLTSAQVNRDDTPQRAKA